A region of Arabidopsis thaliana chromosome 5, partial sequence DNA encodes the following proteins:
- a CDS encoding Disease resistance protein (NBS-LRR class) family (Disease resistance protein (NBS-LRR class) family; FUNCTIONS IN: nucleoside-triphosphatase activity, nucleotide binding, ATP binding; INVOLVED IN: defense response, apoptosis; EXPRESSED IN: 21 plant structures; EXPRESSED DURING: 13 growth stages; CONTAINS InterPro DOMAIN/s: ATPase, AAA+ type, core (InterPro:IPR003593), NB-ARC (InterPro:IPR002182), Disease resistance protein (InterPro:IPR000767); BEST Arabidopsis thaliana protein match is: Disease resistance protein (TIR-NBS-LRR class) family (TAIR:AT5G46450.1); Has 17753 Blast hits to 12088 proteins in 513 species: Archae - 14; Bacteria - 834; Metazoa - 1404; Fungi - 80; Plants - 14776; Viruses - 4; Other Eukaryotes - 641 (source: NCBI BLink).), with protein sequence MSSLLCLDSKEVRMVGIWGPSGIGKTTIARALFARLSRHFHCSVYIDRAFVSKSMASYSRANPDDYNMKLHLQETFLSTILGKQNIKIDHLGALGERLKHQKVLLFIDDLDQQVVLNALAGQIQWFGSGSRIIVVTNDKHLLISHGIENIYQVCLPSKELALEMLCRYAFRQNTPPDGFKKLAVEVVRHAGILPLGLNVLGSYLRGRNKRYWMDMLPRLRKGLDGKIQKALRVGYDGLDNKKDEAIFRHIACLFNFEKVNDIRLLLADSDLNFNIGLENLVDKSLVNVRSNIVEMHCLLQEMGREIVRAQSNEAGEREFLMDTEDICDVLDDNIGTKKMLGISLDVDEIDHELNVHEKAFQGMRNLRFLNIYTKALMSGQKIRLHLPENFDYLPPKLKLLCWDKYPMRCLPSSFRPENLVKLKMQESELEKLWEGVGSLTCLKDMDLEKSKNLKEIPDLSMATNLKTLNLKYCSSLVKISSSIQNLNKLTKLNMEGCTNLETLPAGINLKSLHRLDLRGCSRLRMFPDISNNISVLFLDKTSIEEFPSNLHLKKLFDLSMQQMNSEKLWEGVQPLTCLMKMLSPPLAKNFNTLYLSDIPSLVELPCGIQNLKKLMELSIRRCKNLESLPTGANFKYLDYLDLSGCSKLRSFPDISSTISCLCLNRTGIEEVPSWIENFVRLTYLTMLECNKLKYVSLNIFKLKHLDKADFSDCGTLTEVSWCNKTISVAAATADNIQPKLLVSEASSSLCVQKSVVRFINCFKLDQEALLQQEPVFKSLILGGEEVPAYFNHRATGNSLVIPLVPTSISLDFLGFRACALVDVKAMSMPGRVDIQVSCRFRGSLKNHFDSADHSHSLVAFHKASHLLIFDCRFALNNDSNPLNYAHMDITFHLTTDSVSKINACGIRFSEGVSPQKHLNGPSSIVHVCEADESKLDNDRRHAHETEHGEECGDSNVETVVSRKRIKIL encoded by the exons ATGAGTTCTTTGTTGTGCTTGGATTCCAAGGAAGTGAGGATGGTTGGGATATGGGGTCCTTCTGGAATTGGCAAGACTACTATTGCAAGAGCGTTATTTGCTCGACTCTCTCGTCACTTCCATTGTAGTGTGTATATTGACAGAGCCTTTGTATCTAAGAGTATGGCAAGTTATAGTAGAGCCAACCCGGACGACTACAACATGAAGTTGCATTTGCAAGAAACGTTTCTGTCTACAATTTTAGGGAAACAGAATATAAAGATAGATCATTTAGGTGCCTTGGGAGAGAGGCTAAAACACCAGAaagttcttttatttattgatgatTTAGATCAACAAGTGGTGCTTAACGCCTTGGCGGGTCAAATTCAATGGTTTGGAAGTGGGAGTAGAATCATTGTGGTTACAAATGATAAGCATCTTCTAATATCCCATGGGATTGAAAACATATACCAGGTTTGTCTCCCATCTAAAGAACTCGCCCTTGAGATGTTATGTCGATATGCTTTTAGGCAAAACACTCCACCTGATGGCTTCAAGAAGCTGGCAGTTGAAGTTGTGAGGCATGCAGGTATTCTTCCTTTGGGTCTTAACGTTCTAGGTTCGTATTTGCGGGGGAGGAACAAAAGGTATTGGATGGATATGCTACCGAGGCTTCGAAAAGGTCTAGATGGGAAAATACAGAAGGCTCTAAGAGTTGGCTATGATGGGTTGGataacaaaaaagatgaagCTATATTTCGTCATATCGCAtgtcttttcaattttgagaAAGTCAATGACATTAGGCTGCTGCTAGCGGATAGTGActtgaattttaatattggTCTTGAAAACTTAGTGGATAAGTCCCTCGTTAATGTAAGATCAAATATTGTGGAGATGCATTGTTTGCTACAAGAAATGGGTAGGGAAATCGTCCGAGCACAGTCCAATGAGGCTGGAGAACGTGAATTCCTTATGGATACAGAGGATATATGCGATGTACTTGATGATAATATT GGTACAAAAAAGATGTTAGGTATATCACTAGATGTAGATGAGATTGATCATGAGCTGAATGTACATGAGAAAGCATTTCAAGGGATGCGTAATCTTCGTTTTCTAAACATTTACACTAAGGCATTGATGTCAGGGCAAAAAATCAGATTGCACTTACCCGAAAACTTTGACTATTTGCCGCCTAAGCTTAAACTATTATGTTGGGACAAATACCCAATGAGATGTCTACCTTCTAGCTTTCGTCCTGAAAACCTCGTTAAGCTCAAAATGCAAGAGAGCGAGCTTGAGAAGTTGTGGGAAGGAGTTGGG TCGCTTACATGCTTGAAAGACATGGATTTGGAGAAATCTAAAAACCTAAAAGAAATACCAGATCTTTCTATGGCGACCAATCTCAAGACACTTAATCTTAAGTACTGCTCGAGTCTGGTGAAGATTTCTTCCTCTATTCAGAATCTCAATAAACTGACAAAGTTAAACATGGAAGGATGTACAAATTTGGAGACTCTTCCAGCTGGTATCAACCTTAAATCTCTTCACCGCCTAGATCTCAGAGGATGCTCACGTTTGAGGATGTTTCCTGATATCTCAAACAATATCTCAGTGCTTTTTCTAGACAAGACATCTATTGAAGAGTTCCCCTCTAACTTGCATCTTAAGAAACTCTTTGATCTTAGCATGCAACAAATGAACAGTGAGAAACTATGGGAAGGAGTGCAG CCGCTTACTTGCCTCATGAAGATGTTGTCTCCTCCTTTGGCAAAAAATTTCAACACACTGTATCTCTCAGATATCCCAAGTTTGGTGGAGCTTCCTTGCGGtattcaaaatctcaaaaaactTATGGAGTTGAGCATTAGACGATGCAAGAATCTGGAGTCTCTTCCCACTGGTGCTAACTTCAAATATCTGGATTACCTTGATCTCAGTGGATGTTCAAAGTTGAGGAGTTTTCCTGATATCTCAAGCACCATCTCATGTCTTTGTCTAAACAGAACAGGGATCGAGGAAGTTCCTTCGTGGATTGAGAACTTTGTTAGGCTCACATACCTAACTATGTTGGAGTGCAACAAGTTGAAATATGTATccctaaatatatttaagctAAAACATCTTGACAAGGCTGACTTTTCAGACTGTGGGACATTGACTGAAGTTAGCTGGtgcaacaaaacaatttcCGTGGCGGCGGCGACAGCAGATAATATCCAGCCAAAGTTACTAGTGTCTGAGGCCTCCTCTTCCCTATGTGTCCAGAAATCTGTGGTTAGATTCATAAACTGCTTTAAATTGGATCAGGAAGCTCTCCTTCAACAAGAACCGGTTTTCAAGAGCTTGATCTTGGGAGGTGAAGAAGTGCCTGCATATTTTAATCACCGAGCTACTGGAAACTCCTTGGTCATCCCTCTAGTTCCGACCTCTATCTCTCTGGATTTTTTAGGATTCAGGGCTTGCGCCTTGGTTGATGTTAAAGCTATGTCCATGCCTGGTAGAGTAGATATCCAGGTATCTTGTCGGTTTAGAGGCAGTCTCAAGAACCATTTTGATTCTGCTGATCACTCACACAGTCTAGTGGCCTTTCACAAGGCTAGTCATCTGCTTATATTTGACTGTCGTTTCGCTCTAAACAATGACAGTAATCCTCTGAACTACGCTCATATGGATATAACGTTTCATCTCACTACTGACTCTGTGAGCAAAATAAATGCATGTGGTATACGGTTCTCTGAGGGGGTTTCACCGCAGAAACACCTAAATGGTCCAAGTAGTATTGTACATGTCTGTGAAGCCGATGAAAGCAAGTTGGATAATGATAGAAGACATGCCCATGAGACTGAACACGGTGAAGAGTGTGGAGACAGCAATGTAGAGACAGTGGTAAGCAGGAAGCGAATCAAG ATATTGTGA
- a CDS encoding MADS-box family protein (MADS-box family protein; FUNCTIONS IN: molecular_function unknown; INVOLVED IN: biological_process unknown; LOCATED IN: chloroplast; BEST Arabidopsis thaliana protein match is: AGAMOUS-like 75 (TAIR:AT5G41200.1); Has 52 Blast hits to 49 proteins in 6 species: Archae - 0; Bacteria - 0; Metazoa - 5; Fungi - 2; Plants - 43; Viruses - 0; Other Eukaryotes - 2 (source: NCBI BLink).): MTMRSSLPSSSSSYSLASTSLSNRLETQEKRYSSWVQNKKKKKKNKGLKNPNKKRKTSLKKNKGLKNPKRKTSLNNVLKYPLADHYSPDQISQLIQSLEPHVSKTQSLNPSQFSLFMYNHGDNTLSQIPVTASNFNQDFSALLQESGLMKQELYGYD, translated from the exons ATGACTATGCGATCATCTTtaccttcttcctcttcttcttattcactCGCTTCTACAAGTTTGAGCAATAGACTTGAGACGCAAGAAAAGCGTTACTCTTCATGGGttcagaacaagaagaagaagaagaagaacaagggtTTGAAGAATCCgaacaagaagaggaagacgagTCTTAAGAAGAACAAGGGTTTGAAGAATCCGAAGAGGAAGACGAGTCTTAACAATGTTTTAAAGTATCCACTCGCTGATCATTACTCTCCTGACCAAATTTCACAACTAATTCAGTCCTTAGAACCTCATGTCTCTAAA ACCCAATCTTTGAACCCTAGCCAGTTCTCGTTGTTTATGTACAACCATGGAGATAATACTCTCTCTCAGATCCCAGTGACTGCATCAAATTTCAATCAGGATTTCTCCGCGTTACTACAAGAATCTGGCTTGATGAAGCAGGAGCTTTATGGTTATGATTAG